tgaggcgctttctggcgcaccataaagcgtccttaaagcaacacagcacccgccaggcaccgtcaatgtcctcctgtgaatgagttccacagaagagtccgttcaacacaccaaagtgtgtgattgcagtctgtggtacaaagtctttgagttcaggttccagggccctcaacaggtcctgtgcaaaggggcactcccagaaaacatgcagagcagtttcctcctggatgatgcaaaaggggcagtgcctgtatctacacaggtttctggcatgcataaatgtcctgagtggcagccccccttggattgtcatccatgccagatctttgtgcctgttggtgagtctctttgaagaaacattcctccagaccactttacaagtggctgaagggaggcctggaacagtctcaacaatgtccgatgctctgatcaacttgtggatagtttttggcttccacaagtcgggcttcactccatgtagccccagctccttaataaacttgaaggtgtccaagtagtaccaaggcgtgtcccagttgtaggggatggagctgtcccatttgtcccatccaagggtcctccaaagaggcaggaggaaaaaacgggacatagagttaccaccagagtccacagttctgtccaccaatgtcctgcggatgcagttacaagcaaagcacaccctcaatagtgtagcgatgtcgggcacgcccttaccgcccttgaggggttccttgaacataaccgcccgcttcactctgtccattttggagctccagatgaagtgaaacaccgccctggtgatggccttacaggtgttgacccgagggggccaggcctgggcgaggtactgcaacacagggagaatctcgctgcggagtaccagtgttttgccttcgatggtgagttctctgaggctccaaagtccaaacttctgtcgcatctttgacagtctttcctcccaggacttcagggctgcgccctcagctccaaaccagaccccaaggattttgatgaagtccgtcttgacgctgaaaggaattggtgcagaagaaggcaggaaccactttccgaagagcatgacctctgacttcccgcagttgacctttgcccctgaagcttggccgaagtcctcacaggtctgggcgagtgtgtcgatggagcgccggtcagcacagaacaccgtcacgtcgtccatgtagagtgagcacttgacctcccgtctgtccggtcctggtgcggtgatccctctgatctctgggttccgtctgatgcttcgggcgaagagctctatacaacaaacaaaaagcagaggtgagagagggcagccttgtctgaccccagacaagattggaaaggggtcagttttccagccatttaccagcaccaaactagaaatgtcagtgtacattacattcacatacgaacaaaacatttccccaagaccaaacctgcgcagagctctgcacataaactcgtgggagacacggtcaaaggccttctcctggtcaagactgaccagggccgcgtgcacacggcggccatgaatgtactggaccgtgtcccggacaagcgcaaggctgtccgcaatcctgcgaccaggaatgccgcaagtctgatccgggtggatgatctgtccgatgacagacttcaacctgttggccaggaccttggcgaggattttgtagtccacgttcagcagagagatcggacgccaatttttaagatccgatctctcccccttccgcttatacaaaatcgtgatcatcccctccctcagtgacggaggcattctgccctccaccaccatctcctcgtacagctcgagcaggtccgggcccacgagatcccacagtgctacatagagctcaactgggagaccatcgcagcccggggtcttgcctcgcctaaaggatttagtggcagagtgcagctcctccagcaccaagggggcgttgacggttgatgaacctgcaggatcaatttggttagtgatacctgacaggaacctgtcggccgcctgtgtgtccgtttctttcggggagtagaggttggtgtagtagtcgctgaccactttcatcacagccttcttccccttctggagtgttccggtctcgtcgcgcaactctgacaagggtgtgtgtcctgagtggagtttcctgaaaaagaaagaattacacttctcacctttctcaagattctccaccttggcacggaagacaatgtgcctggattcttcctcgaagtgtcctttcaggctcctcttggtgtcctccaggtcctgcctaacgtcccagccacagtgctgaaggtcctgcagggactgcaactgacgctgcagtctcctgagttccctcctcctggcacacacacgctggcgtccccttgcctgaaagaagctacgcagcttaaccttcacaaactcccaccagtcacttacccttccgaagaatctcttttcctccgtccaggtggcataggcctcacggagttcccccatcaattcctcatTTTCCAgaagggtgctattcagcttccaggaacccggtccgcgggcgatgccctcgcccaggtcaccccgaaagtggatagccctgtggtcagagaaaaagcaggggaccatggagaactcacgatgctgactgttcttgaagtgagcacgaagtcgatcctggaacgcacagatccatcgggtcggcaccacgaatagttcacggtccctttccctatggatcccacggcgtcctgcaaggaggcctccgagatcatctccctgagcagcctagaagtagcatcaagttttgcgtatatgctggagctgcgcccatcctcctcgatcggacagttaaagtcaccgccgatcactactgttctggtggtgacgagttgggtccgcagggtctggaagagttccagccgcgcattcttgtctgggggggcgtacacgttgatgagcctaactggctcttccacccacgagccgtctatgaccaaaagacggccacagactagctcatggatagagtcaaccgtgaaacgcccacccctgaccagaatggctactcctgcagacttgcaatcgccacccccggaccagtaggaggtaccaagggtccactgggaggacagatgagtgtacctcctcaaggggggaagggcgcactcctgaagcatgtagacatcactctgctgacttgaaagaaaggtcaggaccgcttgccttctagatgtatccttgatactcctcacattgatggaaaagattgagatctcagccataatgaaaaagggtatgagggtctagttaacaagggtctgaacttacctccccggaggggggggtggctcttccgttgcatCTTCTGtctgtcctgtgttctgggccaggcccagctcctcaaggacagactccatcatctgctggctgatgtggacgtcgggggggaggtcatgctcgggGTTGACCAcgacctcctccccttcctcctcctcgcctgcagactctaggtcctccactacttgctcgggtccatcgctgtcgcgttggaccccgttgggccgtttggtggaggtggcaggtTCCTCTGCTGAtgggctctctggcttacgtttccggcttcctcttgggccactggtgggggtggaggggggtgggagggtgctgaagtcctccagggaggacaggttggggggggaaggggtggggaggggctcctccggcacagagggggtgggtgggggtgtgctggaggtaggggatggggcagggggggcaggggcaggtgcaggtggggcgggagtggacttacctttggcctttcgaggttcttttggtttttctggcagctttctcccggatggcttacc
This window of the Aquarana catesbeiana isolate 2022-GZ linkage group LG01, ASM4218655v1, whole genome shotgun sequence genome carries:
- the LOC141116434 gene encoding uncharacterized protein, yielding MVPCFFSDHRAIHFRGDLGEGIARGPGSWKLNSTLLENEELMGELREAYATWTEEKRFFGRVSDWWEFVKVKLRSFFQARGRQRVCARRRELRRLQRQLQSLQDLQHCGWDVRQDLEDTKRSLKGHFEEESRHIVFRAKVENLEKGEKCNSFFFRKLHSGHTPLSELRDETGTLQKGKKAVMKVVSDYYTNLYSPKETDTQAADRFLSELFARSIRRNPEIRGITAPGPDRREVKCSLYMDDVTVFCADRRSIDTLAQTCEDFGQASGAKVNCGKSEVMLFGKWFLPSSAPIPFSVKTDFIKILGVWFGAEGAALKSWEERLSKMRQKFGLWSLRELTIEGKTLVLRSEILPVLQYLAQAWPPRVNTCKAITRAVFHFIWSSKMDRVKRAVMFKEPLKGGKGVPDIATLLRVCFACNCIRRTLVDRTVDSGGNSMSRFFLLPLWRTLGWDKWDSSIPYNWDTPWYYLDTFKFIKELGLHGVKPDLWKPKTIHKLIRASDIVETVPGLPSATCKVVWRNVSSKRLTNRHKDLAWMTIQGGLPLRTFMHARNLCRYRHCPFCIIQEETALHVFWECPFAQDLLRALEPELKDFVPQTAITHFGVLNGLFCGTHSQEDIDGAWRVLCCFKDALWCARKRLIHQRERMSIEDCRRLVHSLLRDYHLMDFKEEEEV